The following coding sequences are from one Humulus lupulus chromosome X, drHumLupu1.1, whole genome shotgun sequence window:
- the LOC133803904 gene encoding protein NRT1/ PTR FAMILY 4.5-like translates to MAFIAIAVSLVTYFYGYMNYSLTKSSTMLTNFMGTSFLLALLGGFISDTYLTRFRTCLLFLSFELVGYILLLVQAHRQELRPPTCLDIAHQCVGASKGEETILYAGLYLVALGNGGVKAALPALGADQFDERDPKEATRLSSFFNWFLFSLTIGAIIGVTVVVWISTNKGWDWGFGVCLIAVFFALLLVCMGNSWYQNNVPQGSPLLRFLRVFVVSFRNWKLPIPENSGELYEIYQDKEAGLHHHEILQRTNQFKLLDRAAVIRTDDVDDAPMTTTDRIGSWRVCTVTEVEETKILVRMLPIILSTVFMNTCLAQLQTFTVQQGVTMDPYFIGFKVPAASIPVIPLIFMIIFIPIYDRIFVPIIRRFTGIPTGIRHLQRIGIGLVLSAISMTVAGFVEKKRKNVAIEHGMVNSLTPLPMSLLWLGYQYAIFGLADMFTLVGLLEFFYAESSAGMKSLSTAISWCSFAFGYYLSTVVVEIVNKVSDGWLASNNLNLDKLENFYWLLAVLSVLNLGIYVLCASWYRYKKVEVIRKDDVYNEVNA, encoded by the exons ATGGCGTTTATTGCCATAGCAGTCAGCCTGGTGACTTACTTCTATGGTTACATGAACTACAGCTTGACCAAATCATCCACCATGCTCACCAACTTCATGGGAACCTCATTTTTGTTGGCACTCCTTGGTGGATTCATCAGTGACACATATTTAACCAGATTTAGAACATGCCTCCTATTCCTCTCCTTTGAGTTGGTG GGATATATCCTCTTACTGGTCCAAGCCCATAGACAGGAACTAAGACCTCCAACATGCCTAGACATTGCTCACCAATGCGTGGGTGCATCCAAAGGCGAAGAGACGATCCTATACGCAGGACTCTACCTTGTTGCCCTGGGGAATGGAGGAGTCAAAGCTGCTCTCCCAGCCTTGGGAGCTGACCAGTTTGACGAGAGGGACCCAAAGGAGGCGACTCGACTGTCTAGCTTCTTCAACTGGTTCTTGTTCAGCCTCACCATTGGAGCAATCATCGGCGTCACAGTCGTCGTTTGGATAAGCACCAACAAGGGCTGGGACTGGGGCTTCGGCGTTTGCCTCATCGCCGTTTTCTTTGCCTTGCTTTTGGTTTGCATGGGCAACTCTTGGTATCAGAATAACGTTCCCCAAGGAAGCCCACTCCTCCGTTTTCTTAGG GTCTTCGTTGTTTCTTTCCGGAATTGGAAACTTCCTATACCGGAGAATTCAGGGGAGCTATATGAAATTTATCAAGACAAAGAAGCAGGGTTACATCATCATGAAATCCTTCAAAGAACGAACCAGTTCAA GTTATTGGACCGAGCAGCAGTGATAAGAACAGATGATGTTGATGATGCACCAATGACAACAACCGATCGAATTGGATCATGGAGAGTATGCACAGTTACTGAAGTGGAAGAAACAAAGATCTTAGTTCGCATGCTTCCCATTATACTCAGCACCGTCTTCATGAATACATGCTTAGCGCAACTCCAAACATTCACCGTCCAACAGGGTGTTACAATGGACCCATACTTCATCGGCTTCAAAGTTCCCGCTGCCTCGATTCCTGTTATCCCTCTCATCTTTATGATCATTTTCATCCCTATTTACGACAGAATCTTTGTCCCAATCATTCGAAGATTCACTGGAATTCCCACCGGCATCCGCCACCTCCAACGCATAGGGATAGGCCTAGTCCTCTCCGCTATTTCCATGACAGTCGCGGGATTTGTAGAAAAGAAGCGCAAGAATGTTGCTATTGAACACGGCATGGTCAACAGCCTCACTCCCTTACCGATGAGCTTGCTCTGGCTTGGATACCAGTATGCTATATTTGGATTAGCAGACATGTTCACGTTGGTGGGGTTGCTGGAATTCTTCTACGCGGAGAGCTCAGCTGGAATGAAGTCGCTGAGCACAGCCATCTCTTGGTGTTCGTTCGCGTTCGGGTACTACTTGAGCACGGTGGTGGTAGAGATAGTCAATAAAGTCAGCGACGGTTGGTTGGCCAGCAATAATCTCAACCTGGATAAGTTGGAAAACTTCTACTGGTTGTTGGCAGTGTTGAGTGTGCTGAATCTTggaatttatgttttatgtgcaTCTTGGTACAGGTACAAAAAGGTTGAAGTGATCAGGAAAGACGATGTTTATAATGAAGTTAACGCTTGA